The proteins below are encoded in one region of Mycteria americana isolate JAX WOST 10 ecotype Jacksonville Zoo and Gardens chromosome 22, USCA_MyAme_1.0, whole genome shotgun sequence:
- the LOC142419910 gene encoding LOW QUALITY PROTEIN: olfactory receptor 4D9-like (The sequence of the model RefSeq protein was modified relative to this genomic sequence to represent the inferred CDS: inserted 4 bases in 2 codons; deleted 1 base in 1 codon), whose protein sequence is MFKNQIELSTTVYDFIAKRLQRQHEEFFTFKSEDIVVLETASTQTEVMEDQNITITVTEFVLLEFTQRVGIWQLLYIFFFIIYLETWMGIATLIITVIKDHRLYSPKYFFLANLGFIDISQSSINTPVLLSGLLFQHKAILFSDCILEMFFRLLGGAQVFLLLMMAADCYVTIYEPLRYCTIMKQGVHVWLVVGSWLGGLCHXVVQMGLLLPFAFCGPNLLDNFFCDFPQVIKLVCTDIFXIELLMVSNGGLLLISQKQKVPVIHAKSACVIDSS, encoded by the exons ATGTTCAAGAACCAGATTGAGCTCAGTACCACAGTGTACGATTTTATAGCTAAGAG ATTACAGAGGCAGCATGAAGAATTTTTCACATTTAAGTCAGAAGACATCGTGGTGCTGGAGACAGCTTCTACCCA AACTGAAGTAATGGAGGACCAGAATATCACAATCACTGTGACTGAATTTGTTCTCCTGGAATTCACTCAGAGAGTTGGTATTTGGCaattgctttacattttcttcttcatcatctACTTAGAAACATGGATGGGAATTGCAACCCTCATCATCACAGTGATCAAAGACCATCGGCTCTAT AGTCCTAAGTACTTCTTTCTAGCAAACTTGGGTTTCATAGATATCAGTCAGTCATCCATCAATACTCCCGTGTTGTTGTCAGGTCTTCTTTTCCAACACAAGGCTATCTTATTCAGTGACTGTATCCTCGAAATGTTCTTCCGTTTGTTGGGTGGTGCTCAAGTCTTTCTGCTTCTCATGATGGCTGCTGACTGTTATGTGACTATCTATGAACCCTTGAGGTACTGCACTATCATGAAACAAGGAGTGCATGTATGGCTGGTAGTGGGATCATGGCTAGGAGGATTGTGTCA TGTTGTACAGATGGGGCTGcttcttccctttgcattttGTGGTCCCAATTTGCTAGATAATTTCTTCTGTGACTTCCCACAAGTCATCAAACTGGTCTGCACTGACATATT AATTGAACTGCTGATGGTCTCTAATGGGGGACTGCTCCTCATT AGTCAAAAACAGAAGGTGCCAGTAATTCATGCAAAATCAGCCTGTGTTATTGATTCATCCTAA